In Variovorax paradoxus, a single genomic region encodes these proteins:
- a CDS encoding ABC transporter permease: MSFTSFFDYTVNGLIIGNIYALLAVGLALIFGVSHLINFAHGSVYTVGAYIGWASITYLHTPLPVTIALVVLGSGALGMLIERVGLRPLQGAARIAPLLATIGISFVLDILVQLVFSPDPRSLPTQLPDWRLRIGTGTIGALDILIAGIGIASAAVLFGFLRFTKLGWAVRATAQDRDAAQQMGVDVDRVNQTVFAIAAALGGLSGLLVGMYYNNISPAMSFQATLKGVVATVVGGVGNVPGAIVGSLLLGLIESYGVAILGTPYRNLFAFALLLVILVWKPNGLFGRKRALPPEPLTGTFIAPSKPWRVPPRLLLALFAAAAALPLFDPSPYLLQTLTNAWLYGALALSLTLVAGTIGQISLGHAGLLAIGAYASSLLVLDLHLPVGTGIVLAGILTSLIGTALIFPAFRLRGHYVSIATLGIGEIVALTILNWESLTHGPIGVSGIPPLSLFGRDASSNEAIYWASFGAMVLLALLQWRLLRSHLGRTFRAVREDEVAARAYGVSPDRYKALAFGFGGFAAGVSGAFTAHMYSYINHETFGSQISILALTMVILGGLGNISGALLGAVALVSLPELFRVTAEYRMLIYGVALLLLIRFRPQGLLGTV; the protein is encoded by the coding sequence ATGAGCTTCACCTCCTTCTTCGACTACACCGTCAACGGCCTGATCATCGGCAACATCTACGCGTTGCTGGCGGTCGGGCTCGCGTTGATCTTCGGTGTCTCGCATCTCATCAACTTCGCGCACGGCTCGGTGTACACGGTGGGCGCGTACATCGGCTGGGCGTCGATCACCTACCTGCACACACCCTTGCCCGTCACCATCGCGCTGGTGGTGCTGGGCTCCGGTGCGCTCGGCATGCTGATCGAGCGCGTGGGCCTGCGTCCGCTGCAGGGCGCCGCACGCATCGCGCCGCTGCTGGCGACCATCGGCATCAGCTTCGTGCTCGACATCCTCGTGCAGCTGGTGTTCAGCCCCGACCCGCGCTCCCTGCCCACGCAGCTGCCCGACTGGCGCCTGCGGATCGGCACCGGCACCATCGGCGCGCTCGACATCCTCATCGCGGGCATCGGCATCGCGAGCGCGGCGGTGCTGTTCGGCTTCCTGCGTTTCACCAAGCTGGGCTGGGCCGTGCGCGCGACCGCGCAAGACCGCGACGCGGCGCAGCAGATGGGCGTGGACGTCGACCGCGTGAACCAGACCGTGTTCGCCATTGCCGCCGCGCTGGGCGGGCTCTCGGGCCTGCTGGTGGGCATGTACTACAACAACATCAGCCCGGCGATGAGCTTCCAGGCCACGCTCAAGGGCGTGGTGGCCACGGTGGTCGGCGGCGTGGGCAATGTGCCGGGCGCCATCGTCGGCAGCCTGCTGCTGGGGCTGATCGAAAGCTACGGCGTGGCCATTCTCGGCACGCCGTACCGCAACCTCTTCGCCTTCGCGCTGCTGCTGGTCATATTGGTGTGGAAGCCCAACGGCCTCTTCGGCCGCAAGCGCGCGCTGCCGCCCGAGCCGCTCACCGGCACCTTCATCGCGCCGAGCAAGCCGTGGCGCGTGCCGCCGCGCCTGCTGCTGGCATTGTTCGCCGCGGCGGCGGCATTGCCGCTCTTCGATCCGTCGCCGTACCTGCTGCAGACGCTCACCAACGCGTGGCTCTACGGCGCGCTCGCGTTGAGCCTCACGCTGGTGGCGGGCACCATCGGCCAGATCTCTCTGGGCCATGCGGGCTTGCTTGCCATCGGCGCGTATGCCTCGTCGCTGCTGGTGCTCGACCTGCACCTGCCGGTCGGCACGGGCATCGTGCTCGCGGGCATCCTCACTTCGCTGATCGGCACCGCGCTCATCTTTCCGGCGTTCAGGCTGCGCGGGCACTACGTGTCGATCGCCACGCTGGGCATCGGCGAGATCGTGGCGCTCACCATCCTCAACTGGGAAAGCCTCACGCACGGGCCCATCGGCGTGTCGGGCATTCCGCCGCTGTCGCTGTTCGGGCGTGATGCTTCGTCGAACGAGGCCATCTACTGGGCTTCCTTCGGTGCGATGGTGCTTCTTGCGCTGCTGCAGTGGCGCCTGCTGCGTTCGCACCTGGGCCGCACCTTCCGCGCGGTGCGCGAAGACGAAGTGGCGGCGCGCGCCTACGGCGTGAGCCCCGACCGCTACAAGGCGCTGGCCTTCGGCTTCGGCGGCTTCGCGGCCGGCGTGAGCGGGGCCTTCACCGCGCACATGTATTCGTACATCAACCACGAGACCTTCGGCTCGCAGATCTCGATCCTCGCGCTGACGATGGTGATCCTCGGCGGGCTCGGGAACATCAGCGGCGCGCTGCTGGGCGCGGTCGCGCTCGTGAGCCTGCCGGAGCTGTTCCGCGTGACGGCCGAGTACCGCATGTTGATCTACGGCGTTGCTTTGCTTTTACTCATTCGCTTCCGCCCGCAAGGCCTGCTGGGCACTGTCTGA
- a CDS encoding OsmC family protein: protein MSHLNDYLAEKRAAVLARNAAVEAGTAQPVQLKASVKAEGRSGVRRLRIRDHQVISDSPPDFAGYNLGPSSPELQLGVLGTCVTHIFLIHAAERQVPLESLEVEVTGIIDPRGGKPGHEKTPIWPHEIGYTVHIDSSASREDIDALFEAVERNCPILNLLRNPQAIRAEVKLVNSKAKVADAVAA from the coding sequence ATGAGCCACCTGAACGATTACCTCGCCGAGAAACGCGCCGCCGTGCTGGCGCGCAATGCCGCCGTCGAGGCCGGCACCGCGCAGCCGGTGCAACTCAAGGCCAGCGTGAAGGCCGAAGGCCGCAGCGGCGTGCGCCGCCTGCGCATTCGCGACCACCAGGTCATCAGCGACAGCCCGCCGGATTTCGCGGGCTACAACCTCGGCCCCAGCTCGCCCGAGTTGCAGCTGGGCGTGCTCGGCACCTGCGTCACGCACATCTTCCTGATCCATGCGGCCGAACGCCAGGTGCCGCTCGAGAGCCTCGAGGTGGAAGTGACCGGCATCATCGATCCGCGCGGCGGCAAGCCGGGCCATGAAAAGACGCCCATCTGGCCGCACGAGATCGGCTACACGGTGCACATCGATTCGTCCGCGAGCCGCGAAGACATCGACGCGCTGTTCGAGGCGGTGGAGCGCAACTGCCCGATCCTGAACCTGCTGCGCAATCCGCAGGCCATTCGCGCCGAGGTGAAGCTCGTCAACTCCAAGGCGAAAGTCGCCGATGCCGTCGCTGCTTGA
- a CDS encoding ABC transporter ATP-binding protein, translating into MPSLLEIRGLVRRFGGLTAVDAVDLHVGEGELLSVIGPNGAGKTTLFNLVTGLDRPDEGQVLFGGEDITGLPAQQLAQRGLARTFQHGRVFANLSVLDNVLVGAHTRLRAVKPRAGGVPGLGALSELALALLQPAAVRREEEALREEAREIIALFGERLAPRIDHPAYSLSYANRRRVEIARALALRPRLLLLDEPTAGMNESETAEMLEIIRGLKARGQTILLIEHKLDLVMQLSDRVAVLDDGRKIAQGLPDEVRNDPAVIEAYLGHRHVGAAEAVPA; encoded by the coding sequence ATGCCGTCGCTGCTTGAGATACGCGGCCTGGTGCGCCGCTTCGGCGGCCTCACCGCCGTCGATGCCGTCGACCTGCATGTGGGCGAGGGCGAGCTGCTGAGCGTGATCGGCCCGAACGGCGCGGGCAAGACCACGCTGTTCAACCTGGTCACCGGGCTCGACAGGCCCGATGAAGGCCAAGTGCTGTTCGGCGGCGAAGACATCACCGGGCTGCCCGCGCAGCAGCTCGCGCAACGCGGCCTGGCGCGCACCTTCCAGCACGGGCGTGTGTTCGCGAACCTCTCGGTGCTCGACAACGTGCTGGTCGGCGCGCACACACGGCTGCGCGCCGTGAAACCACGCGCGGGCGGCGTGCCGGGCCTGGGCGCGCTGTCGGAACTCGCGCTGGCGCTGTTGCAGCCTGCCGCCGTGCGCCGCGAGGAAGAAGCGCTGCGCGAAGAGGCGCGCGAGATCATCGCGCTCTTCGGCGAACGGCTGGCGCCGCGCATCGACCACCCGGCCTACAGCCTCTCGTACGCCAACCGCCGCCGCGTCGAGATCGCACGCGCGCTCGCGCTGCGGCCGCGCCTGCTGCTGCTGGACGAACCCACGGCCGGCATGAACGAAAGCGAGACCGCCGAGATGCTGGAGATCATTCGCGGACTCAAGGCGCGTGGGCAGACCATCCTGCTGATCGAGCACAAGCTCGACCTCGTGATGCAGTTGTCCGACCGCGTGGCCGTGCTCGACGACGGACGCAAGATCGCGCAAGGGCTTCCCGACGAAGTGCGCAACGACCCGGCGGTGATCGAGGCGTACCTCGGCCATCGCCACGTGGGCGCGGCAGAGGCGGTGCCCGCATGA
- a CDS encoding ABC transporter ATP-binding protein: protein MIATVARSGLSPSPLWGEGRDEELPERAAAPAPGESQKPLLELKKINSFYGPVQAHFDLDIEVRKGQIVSLLGGNASGKSTTMKIVLGLLKPRSGEVNFNGASMLGLSTPQIIRKGIGSVPEARRLFPAMTVRENLLMGAYARGDRKAVAEDLERMLELFPRVAERIEFQAGTLSGGEQQMVAMARALMGRPRLICMDEPTMGLSPLYVDKVLELIARINAQGVSVFMVEQNASLALQIAHHGYVLQTGRIVLSGPARELLADARIRDAYLGGDGAARTAS, encoded by the coding sequence ATGATCGCAACCGTCGCCCGCTCGGGTCTTTCGCCTTCGCCCCTGTGGGGAGAGGGCCGGGACGAAGAACTGCCTGAACGTGCCGCCGCACCGGCCCCGGGCGAGTCGCAAAAGCCGCTGCTCGAACTCAAGAAGATCAACAGCTTCTACGGCCCGGTGCAGGCCCACTTCGACCTCGACATCGAAGTGCGCAAGGGCCAGATCGTGAGCCTGCTCGGCGGCAACGCCAGCGGCAAGTCGACCACCATGAAGATCGTGCTCGGCCTGCTCAAGCCGCGCTCGGGCGAAGTCAATTTCAACGGCGCCTCCATGCTCGGCCTGAGCACGCCGCAGATCATCCGCAAGGGCATCGGCTCGGTGCCGGAGGCGCGCCGGCTGTTCCCGGCCATGACCGTGCGCGAGAACCTGTTGATGGGCGCCTATGCGCGCGGCGACCGCAAGGCCGTGGCCGAAGACCTCGAACGCATGCTGGAGCTGTTCCCGCGCGTGGCCGAGCGCATCGAGTTCCAGGCCGGCACGCTCTCGGGCGGCGAGCAGCAGATGGTGGCGATGGCGCGCGCGCTCATGGGCCGGCCACGGCTCATCTGCATGGACGAGCCGACCATGGGCCTGTCGCCGCTGTATGTCGACAAGGTGCTGGAGCTCATCGCGCGCATCAACGCGCAGGGCGTGTCGGTGTTCATGGTCGAGCAGAACGCGAGCCTCGCGCTGCAGATCGCGCACCACGGCTACGTGCTGCAGACCGGGCGCATCGTGCTCTCGGGCCCGGCGCGCGAACTGCTGGCCGATGCGCGCATACGCGATGCCTACCTCGGCGGCGACGGCGCGGCGCGCACCGCTTCCTGA
- a CDS encoding VOC family protein: MPLKLDHIVIAVHDLERTIADYGALGFHVLRGGDHPGRATHNALVVFEDGSYFELIAWREPSPSERWWQLLQKHGEGIVDFALLPRDTAATVADAKERGLVLEGPLDGGRVRPDGERLRWQIARAPSADLPFLCGDLTPRALRVPEGEVRVHANGALGVASLAIAVRDLDATLARYRALLGTVPDDAGTHIGDPVAVPGSHLRVAVVTLGSSVLVLSSPRENATNAGEGSDTLTQRIAARGEGPYALVLHTDRPQSTGTFDLARTHGALIELDLPPLDRHAKQEAASRGYRADSVVGG, from the coding sequence ATGCCATTGAAACTCGACCACATCGTCATCGCGGTGCACGACCTGGAACGCACCATCGCCGACTACGGCGCGCTCGGCTTCCACGTGCTGCGCGGCGGAGATCATCCGGGCCGCGCTACGCACAACGCGCTGGTGGTGTTCGAAGACGGCAGCTACTTCGAGCTGATCGCGTGGCGCGAACCGTCACCGTCCGAACGCTGGTGGCAGCTGCTGCAGAAGCACGGCGAGGGCATCGTCGACTTCGCGCTGCTGCCGCGCGACACCGCCGCCACGGTCGCCGACGCGAAGGAGCGCGGCCTGGTGCTGGAGGGCCCGCTCGACGGCGGCCGCGTGCGGCCCGACGGCGAGCGCCTGCGCTGGCAGATCGCGCGCGCGCCCTCGGCCGACTTGCCCTTCCTGTGCGGCGACCTCACGCCGCGCGCGCTGCGCGTGCCCGAAGGCGAGGTGCGCGTGCATGCCAATGGCGCGCTCGGCGTGGCGAGCCTGGCCATTGCGGTGCGCGATCTCGATGCGACGCTGGCGCGCTACCGCGCATTGCTGGGCACGGTGCCTGACGACGCCGGCACCCACATCGGCGATCCCGTGGCGGTGCCGGGCAGCCATCTGCGCGTGGCGGTCGTCACGTTGGGGAGCAGCGTGCTCGTGCTCTCGTCCCCGCGCGAGAACGCGACCAATGCGGGGGAGGGCAGCGACACGCTCACGCAGCGCATCGCCGCGCGTGGAGAAGGGCCCTATGCGCTGGTGCTGCACACGGACCGTCCGCAATCGACCGGCACCTTCGACCTTGCCCGCACGCACGGCGCATTGATCGAGCTCGACCTGCCGCCGCTGGACCGGCATGCGAAGCAGGAGGCGGCCTCGCGAGGGTATCGGGCCGACAGCGTGGTGGGCGGATAG
- a CDS encoding VOC family protein gives MTRQAPAAAVIYAKDVARLSAFYARVAGLTVTHTEADHASLESAALQLFIVAMNPAIAAKVEITQPPALRENTALKFIFPVTSLADARQLATESGGALKPAQAEWAFNGHRHCDGHDPEGNVFQLRERAA, from the coding sequence ATGACCAGACAGGCCCCTGCAGCGGCAGTCATCTATGCCAAGGACGTCGCGCGCCTCAGCGCGTTCTACGCGCGCGTTGCGGGCCTGACGGTCACGCACACGGAGGCCGACCACGCGAGCCTCGAATCCGCCGCGCTGCAGCTCTTCATCGTCGCGATGAATCCGGCCATCGCCGCCAAGGTCGAGATCACGCAACCGCCGGCGCTGCGCGAGAACACCGCTTTGAAGTTCATCTTCCCGGTGACGAGCCTCGCCGACGCGCGCCAGCTGGCGACCGAGAGCGGCGGCGCATTGAAACCGGCGCAAGCCGAATGGGCGTTCAACGGCCACCGGCATTGCGACGGCCATGACCCCGAAGGCAACGTGTTCCAGTTGCGCGAACGCGCCGCCTGA
- a CDS encoding RcnB family protein, translating into MNIKSKSMAVAAAALAMCMAAGSALAQDRRFDGRPGPGDGRFEQRGPNFDHRGGPPGYYRGNQDFRDGRQFDRRGFPQPHAEWRRGGRVPPEYRGRNYVVQDWRAYRLQQPPRGYQWVGVGGDFVLAAIATGVIANIIAGQ; encoded by the coding sequence ATGAACATCAAATCCAAGAGCATGGCTGTTGCAGCCGCGGCACTCGCGATGTGCATGGCCGCCGGCAGCGCCCTTGCGCAAGATCGCCGTTTCGACGGCCGTCCCGGTCCCGGCGACGGACGCTTCGAACAGCGTGGTCCCAATTTCGATCACCGTGGCGGCCCTCCGGGCTACTACCGCGGCAACCAGGACTTCCGTGACGGCCGCCAGTTCGATCGCCGCGGCTTCCCGCAGCCGCATGCCGAATGGCGCCGTGGTGGCCGCGTGCCGCCGGAGTACCGTGGCCGCAACTACGTGGTGCAGGACTGGCGCGCCTACCGGCTGCAGCAGCCGCCCCGCGGGTATCAGTGGGTGGGCGTGGGCGGCGACTTCGTGCTCGCGGCCATCGCTACCGGCGTGATCGCGAACATCATCGCAGGCCAGTAA
- a CDS encoding CysB family HTH-type transcriptional regulator: MNFQQLRSVREAVRCGFNLTEVAHTLHTSQPGVSRQIRELEEELGIELFVRAGKRLTGLTEPGGHVLPIIERMLMESSNLKHAGQEFVAQQSGLLSVAATHSQARYAMPVAVQEFRAQFPNVKLHLHQGSPKQIAQMLLDGEADVGIATEALGDYPQLVALPCYRWTHSVIVPPGHPLLDAPLTLDALTRYPLITYDTGFTGRSRIDEAFEQRGLQPNIVLAAMDADVIKTYVQLGLGVGIVAGVAYEAERDTQLRALDAGRLFGINLTKLAVRRGTYLRKYVYAFIESFAPTLTRAVVEKALGDEAKASHYEI; the protein is encoded by the coding sequence ATGAACTTCCAACAACTGCGCTCGGTACGCGAGGCCGTTCGTTGCGGCTTCAACCTGACCGAAGTCGCCCATACCCTTCACACCTCCCAACCCGGCGTGAGCCGGCAGATCCGCGAGCTCGAGGAAGAACTCGGCATCGAGCTGTTCGTGCGCGCCGGCAAGCGGCTCACGGGCCTGACCGAGCCCGGCGGCCATGTGCTGCCGATCATCGAGCGCATGCTGATGGAGAGCAGCAACCTCAAGCACGCGGGCCAGGAGTTCGTCGCGCAGCAAAGCGGCCTTCTGTCGGTGGCGGCCACGCACTCGCAGGCGCGCTATGCGATGCCGGTGGCGGTGCAGGAATTCCGCGCGCAGTTCCCGAACGTGAAACTGCACCTGCACCAGGGCTCGCCCAAGCAGATCGCGCAGATGCTGCTCGACGGCGAGGCCGACGTGGGCATCGCCACCGAGGCGCTGGGCGACTATCCGCAGCTGGTGGCCCTGCCCTGCTATCGCTGGACGCATTCGGTGATCGTGCCGCCGGGCCATCCGCTGCTGGACGCGCCGCTGACGCTCGATGCGCTCACGCGCTACCCGCTCATCACCTACGACACCGGCTTCACCGGCCGCTCGCGCATCGACGAGGCCTTCGAGCAACGCGGGCTGCAGCCCAACATCGTGCTGGCCGCGATGGATGCCGACGTCATCAAGACCTACGTGCAGTTGGGCCTTGGCGTGGGCATCGTGGCCGGCGTGGCCTACGAGGCCGAACGCGACACGCAGCTGCGCGCGCTCGACGCGGGGCGGCTCTTCGGCATCAACCTCACCAAGCTGGCCGTGCGGCGGGGCACCTACCTGCGCAAGTACGTCTATGCCTTCATCGAATCGTTCGCGCCCACGCTGACGCGGGCGGTGGTCGAAAAGGCCCTGGGCGACGAGGCCAAAGCCTCGCACTACGAAATCTAG
- a CDS encoding TetR/AcrR family transcriptional regulator yields the protein MDAKTQKSELTRAAIVGAAMNLALAEGLEAITLQAVASRLGLSKSGVFSRVGSREALQKAVIEEYGRGFLADVFVPAMQKPKGLPRLDEIVARWIARTRDVEMHTGCLYMAGAFEFDDREGELRDVLFDEVTRWRAALRRTVLQAVETGELKADTDPAQLVSELNGVMMTQLHDARFLRDAQAADRATQSWRRILSSYRA from the coding sequence ATGGACGCCAAGACCCAGAAAAGCGAACTCACCCGCGCCGCCATCGTCGGCGCGGCGATGAACCTTGCGCTGGCCGAAGGCCTGGAAGCGATCACGCTGCAGGCCGTGGCCAGCCGGCTGGGCCTGTCCAAGAGCGGCGTGTTCTCGCGCGTGGGTTCGCGCGAGGCGCTGCAGAAGGCCGTCATCGAGGAATACGGCCGCGGCTTCCTGGCCGACGTGTTCGTGCCCGCCATGCAGAAGCCCAAGGGCCTGCCCCGGCTCGACGAGATCGTCGCGCGCTGGATCGCCCGCACCCGCGACGTCGAAATGCACACCGGATGCCTCTACATGGCCGGCGCTTTCGAATTCGACGACCGCGAAGGGGAGTTGCGCGACGTGCTGTTCGACGAGGTCACGCGCTGGCGTGCCGCGCTGCGCCGCACCGTGCTGCAGGCCGTCGAGACCGGCGAACTCAAGGCCGACACCGACCCCGCGCAGCTCGTGAGCGAGCTCAACGGCGTGATGATGACCCAGCTGCACGACGCGCGCTTCCTGCGCGATGCGCAAGCCGCCGACCGCGCCACGCAGTCCTGGCGGCGCATTCTTTCCAGTTACCGGGCCTGA
- a CDS encoding alpha/beta fold hydrolase, with amino-acid sequence MTSTSSTTSTAGHAAQSNYYRPGRVMRALRFALTTSQRLWPALGVRAAYRLFGTPLPPKWLYRAQGPGAEWRREGWAFEDAGVGIYHLAAQDSGAESAPVVLLVHGWGGHAGQMLPLAQAVADAGLRPVLLELPAHGRSAGTMSNSPQFARAIAYVAARLAADGHALRAAVAHSLGANGLALAAARGLPAQRLVLLAPPASPREYTRYFAHTFGLSETTRLAMQRLFESREGVLMPQLEPAAVGPRIGQRTLIVHDRDDRVNRFADAEAYRDAIRGAQLMETQGWGHRRILKETEVLARVVRFVTAPD; translated from the coding sequence ATGACGAGCACTTCCAGCACCACCTCCACCGCCGGCCACGCCGCGCAGTCGAACTACTACCGGCCCGGCCGGGTGATGCGCGCGCTGCGCTTCGCCCTGACCACATCGCAGCGCCTGTGGCCCGCGCTGGGCGTGCGGGCCGCCTACCGCCTCTTCGGCACGCCGCTGCCGCCCAAGTGGCTCTACCGTGCGCAAGGCCCCGGCGCCGAGTGGCGGCGCGAGGGCTGGGCCTTCGAGGACGCGGGCGTCGGCATCTACCACCTGGCCGCGCAGGACTCGGGGGCCGAATCGGCGCCCGTGGTGCTGCTGGTGCACGGCTGGGGCGGCCATGCCGGGCAGATGCTGCCGCTGGCCCAGGCGGTGGCCGATGCGGGCCTTAGGCCCGTGCTGCTCGAATTGCCCGCGCATGGCCGCAGCGCCGGCACGATGAGCAACTCGCCGCAGTTCGCACGGGCCATCGCGTATGTCGCGGCGCGGCTCGCGGCCGATGGGCATGCACTGCGCGCGGCCGTCGCGCATTCGCTGGGCGCCAACGGCCTGGCGCTCGCGGCGGCGCGCGGCTTGCCGGCGCAGCGGCTCGTGCTGCTGGCGCCGCCGGCATCGCCGCGCGAATACACGCGCTACTTCGCGCACACCTTCGGCCTCAGCGAGACCACGCGCCTTGCGATGCAGCGGCTGTTCGAATCACGCGAGGGCGTTCTGATGCCCCAGCTGGAGCCCGCCGCCGTGGGGCCGCGCATCGGGCAGCGCACGCTGATCGTGCACGACAGGGACGACCGCGTGAACCGTTTTGCCGATGCAGAGGCGTACCGCGATGCGATCCGCGGCGCGCAGTTGATGGAAACGCAGGGCTGGGGCCACCGCCGCATCCTCAAGGAGACCGAGGTGCTGGCGCGTGTCGTGCGCTTCGTGACGGCGCCCGACTGA
- a CDS encoding fatty acid desaturase, translated as MTSTAAAPNTARTTPVRRHWWWHYEVPTLLLAAALYAAWAALVWWHAALPGWALFVVGGFLAQLHFSLQHESIHAMRHLPRWLRHAVVWPPLNLWLPYPFYNRGHSSHHVNYHLTHPERDTESAYHSAPAWAGYGPVWRWIYIANQTIAFRVVLGPFLRLWKLVRFETGQVLSGNFSRLPTWGWHALSVAPVLYYVVSVCGMGLGEYLLYFVYPGMMLGSLRTFTEHRWADTPHERVAIVESNWVFGLLYLFNNLHHVHHRAPTMPWYEIPVYFRRHRAAVLEANGNFYYRGYAEIVRKHLFRPVFTPVHPTW; from the coding sequence ATGACTTCGACCGCCGCCGCACCGAACACCGCAAGAACGACACCCGTGCGCCGCCACTGGTGGTGGCACTACGAAGTGCCCACGCTGCTGCTGGCCGCCGCGCTCTATGCCGCGTGGGCCGCGCTGGTGTGGTGGCATGCGGCGCTGCCGGGCTGGGCCTTGTTCGTTGTCGGCGGCTTTCTCGCGCAGCTGCATTTTTCGCTGCAGCACGAGAGCATTCACGCGATGCGCCACCTGCCCAGGTGGCTGCGCCATGCGGTGGTGTGGCCGCCGCTGAACCTGTGGCTGCCCTACCCGTTCTACAACCGCGGCCACAGTTCGCACCACGTCAACTACCACCTCACGCACCCGGAGCGCGACACCGAGAGCGCCTACCACTCGGCGCCCGCATGGGCCGGCTACGGGCCGGTGTGGCGATGGATCTACATCGCGAACCAGACGATCGCGTTCCGCGTGGTGCTGGGCCCGTTTCTTCGGCTGTGGAAGCTGGTCCGCTTCGAAACGGGGCAAGTGCTGTCGGGCAATTTCTCGAGGCTGCCGACGTGGGGTTGGCATGCGCTGAGCGTGGCGCCGGTGCTGTATTACGTGGTCTCGGTCTGCGGCATGGGCCTGGGCGAGTACCTTTTGTACTTCGTGTACCCCGGCATGATGCTGGGCTCGCTGCGCACCTTCACCGAACACCGCTGGGCCGACACGCCGCACGAGCGCGTGGCCATCGTCGAATCGAACTGGGTGTTCGGGCTGCTGTACCTCTTCAACAACCTGCACCATGTGCACCACCGCGCGCCGACCATGCCTTGGTACGAGATCCCGGTGTACTTCCGCAGGCACCGCGCGGCGGTGCTGGAAGCGAACGGCAATTTCTACTACCGGGGCTACGCGGAGATCGTGCGGAAGCACCTGTTCAGGCCGGTGTTCACGCCCGTCCACCCGACCTGGTAG
- a CDS encoding Bug family tripartite tricarboxylate transporter substrate binding protein, translating into MKLSFPRLAFVLSSALFGLAQAHAAAVDDYPSKTIRVVVPYPAGGIADKIAREVSEQLQQRLKQPVVVENRSGAAGNIGFDYVARQPADGYTLLLAPASNLTVQPALFKQLTYDLARDFTPVSLLVQTPQVLLVNPKLPVSSPRELIDYSKKNPGKVNYGISVGAYSHLAGELLKTQTGADFTAIPYQGSAPAINDLLGGQTQFIFNEVITAIPFVKAGTLKPLAVAYKTRAPWLPDVPTTAEAGLPNFEVTSWYGVVVRSGTPAPLVQRLSRELHDIVQTADFKKRYDDIGAFTVGNTPEEFGRFIQTETVKWTAVVKQAGIQPN; encoded by the coding sequence ATGAAACTCTCTTTTCCCCGCTTGGCCTTCGTGCTGTCTTCCGCGCTCTTCGGCCTTGCCCAAGCCCATGCCGCCGCCGTGGACGACTACCCCAGCAAGACCATCCGCGTGGTCGTGCCGTACCCGGCCGGCGGCATCGCCGACAAGATCGCGCGTGAAGTCTCGGAGCAGCTGCAGCAGCGCCTCAAGCAGCCGGTGGTGGTCGAGAACCGCAGCGGCGCGGCGGGCAACATCGGCTTCGACTACGTGGCGCGCCAGCCGGCCGACGGCTACACGCTGCTGCTCGCGCCGGCATCCAACCTCACGGTGCAGCCCGCGCTCTTCAAGCAGCTGACCTATGACCTTGCGCGCGACTTCACGCCCGTGTCGCTGCTGGTGCAGACGCCGCAGGTGCTGCTGGTGAACCCGAAGCTGCCGGTCAGCAGTCCGCGCGAGCTGATCGACTATTCGAAGAAGAACCCCGGCAAGGTCAACTACGGCATCAGCGTGGGCGCGTATTCGCACCTGGCGGGCGAGTTGCTCAAGACCCAGACCGGCGCCGACTTCACGGCCATTCCCTACCAGGGCAGCGCGCCGGCCATCAACGACTTGCTGGGCGGGCAGACGCAGTTCATCTTCAACGAGGTGATCACCGCCATTCCTTTCGTGAAGGCCGGCACGCTCAAGCCGCTGGCCGTGGCCTACAAGACGCGTGCGCCGTGGCTGCCCGATGTGCCGACCACGGCCGAGGCGGGGCTGCCGAACTTCGAGGTCACCTCGTGGTACGGCGTGGTGGTGCGCAGCGGCACGCCCGCACCGCTGGTGCAGCGGCTTTCGCGCGAGCTGCATGACATCGTGCAGACGGCGGATTTCAAGAAGCGCTACGACGACATCGGAGCGTTCACCGTCGGCAATACGCCGGAGGAATTCGGCCGCTTCATCCAGACGGAGACGGTGAAGTGGACTGCCGTCGTGAAACAGGCTGGTATTCAGCCGAACTGA